Proteins encoded within one genomic window of Lynx canadensis isolate LIC74 chromosome B2, mLynCan4.pri.v2, whole genome shotgun sequence:
- the TCP11 gene encoding T-complex protein 11 homolog isoform X2: protein MHNAFWDHLKEQLSATPPDFSCALELLKEIKENRLRSDIEEALDTELLKQKAEHGALDVPHLSKHILDTMTLLCAPVRDEAVQKLENITDPVWLLRGIFQVLGLMKMDMVNYTIQSLQPHLQEHSIQHERATFQELLSKQPSLLSHTTKWLTQAVADLTTPLPTCPDTSDSASVASSSPSEAAISPEPLSPTMVLSQGFLNLLLWDPEDEDFPETLLMDRTQLQELESQLSQLTILASVLLVASSFSGSVLFGSPQFVDKLKHITKDVMEEFKSRPEEAMQTVSEQVSQEIHQSLKNMGLAALSSENTVSLIGQLQNIAKKENCVRSVIDQRIHLFLKCCLVLGVQRSLLDLPGGLTVIEAELAELGQKFVSLTHRNQKVFGPYYTEILKTLIPPAQALETEVESL, encoded by the exons AACCGCCTAAGAAGTGACATTGAAGAAGCACTGGACACGGAGCTCCTCAAGCAGAAGGCAGAACATGGAGCTCTGGATGTCCCGCATCTCTCTAAGCATATTCTCGACACGATGACTTTGCTGTGTGCGCCAGTTCGAGATGAAGCAGTGCAGAAACTAGAGAACATTACAGACCCTGTTTGGTTACTGAG GGGGATCTTCCAGGTCTTGGGCCTGATGAAAATGGACATGGTGAACTACACTATCCAGAGCCTTCAACCCCACCTGCAGGAACATTCCATCCAGCATGAACGGGCTACGTTCCAGGAACTCCTCAGTAAGCAGCCAA GCCTCCTCAGTCACACCACCAAATGGCTGACCCAAGCAGTGGCAGACCTCACCACACCACTTCCAACTTGCCCTGACACTTCTGACTCCGCCAGTGTGGCCAGCTCCTCTCCGAGCGAGGCAGCCATCAGCCCTGAGCCCCTCAGCCCTACAATGGTGCTGTCCCAGGGTTTCCTGAACCTCCTTCTCTGGGACCCTGAAGATGAAGATTTCCCTGAG acCCTCCTGATGGATAGAACACAGCTGCAGGAGCTCGAGTCCCAGCTGAGCCAGCTAACCATCCTGGCCTCAGTTCTGCTGGTAGCCAGTAGTTTCTCTGGCAGCGTGTTGTTTGGCTCACCCCAGTTTGTGGATAAGCTGAAGCATATAACCAAAGACGTGATGGAGGAGTTTAAGTCCAG GCCTGAGGAGGCTATGCAGACTGTGAGTGAACAGGTGTCTCAGGAAATCCATCAAAGCCTCAAGAACATGGGCCTTGCTGCTCTGAGCAGTGAAAACACAGTGTCTCTGATAGGACAGCTCCAGAACATTGCCAAGAAGGAGAACTGTGTCCGCAGTGTCATTG ATCAGCGGATCCATTTGTTTCTCAAATGCTGTTTGGTCCTTGGTGTTCAGCGATCTCTGTTAGATCTCCCTGGAGGCCTTACCGTCATTGAAGCAGAACTGGCAGAATTGGGCCAAAAGTTTGTCAGCCTAACGCACCGCAATCAGAAGGTGTTTGGCCCGTACTACACGGAGATCCTAAAAACCCTCATCCCTCCCGCTCAGGCACTGGAAACAGAAGTGGAGTCTCTCTGA